A single window of Caldicellulosiruptor bescii DSM 6725 DNA harbors:
- a CDS encoding flagellar motor protein, with protein MDILSIGGLILGFGSLLTAFIIEKGNPAKLLQISAAMIVFGGTIAAVLVSFPMSQIKTAVKHFKMVFMDKKIDFVSVVEQLVQLSDRARKEGLLALEQEIPNIQNPLLKKGLGLVVDGIEGEVIRDILDREVYLAEDELKEAAEVFEAAGGYSPTMGIIGTVMGLISVLSNLTNPDELGPAIAVAFVATLYGVSSANLIWLNFGKKIKTKAKQERMLNEIIVEGLLSIQAGENPRILREKIGGMLKETGQKQSQAQEPAGATVGG; from the coding sequence ATGGATATTCTTTCAATTGGCGGGTTGATATTGGGGTTTGGTTCTCTTTTGACTGCGTTTATAATTGAGAAGGGTAATCCTGCAAAGCTTTTACAGATTTCAGCTGCCATGATTGTTTTTGGTGGGACAATTGCAGCAGTGCTTGTATCGTTTCCAATGTCACAGATAAAAACTGCTGTAAAACATTTTAAAATGGTCTTTATGGATAAGAAAATTGATTTTGTAAGTGTGGTTGAACAGCTTGTCCAGCTTTCTGACAGGGCGCGAAAAGAAGGTCTCTTGGCTTTAGAGCAAGAGATTCCTAACATTCAAAATCCGCTTTTGAAAAAGGGTTTGGGACTTGTTGTTGATGGTATTGAAGGAGAAGTTATAAGAGATATTTTAGACAGAGAAGTTTATCTTGCTGAAGATGAGCTAAAAGAGGCAGCTGAGGTATTTGAAGCAGCAGGTGGATATTCTCCTACAATGGGTATTATTGGTACTGTTATGGGACTTATTTCTGTGCTTTCAAACTTGACAAATCCAGATGAACTTGGCCCAGCTATAGCTGTTGCGTTTGTTGCAACTTTGTATGGTGTTTCATCTGCCAACCTTATTTGGCTCAACTTTGGTAAAAAGATAAAGACAAAAGCAAAACAAGAGAGAATGTTAAATGAGATAATTGTGGAAGGACTTTTGTCAATCCAAGCTGGGGAAAACCCAAGGATACTAAGAGAAAAAATTGGTGGAATGCTAAAAGAAACTGGTCAGAAACAAAGCCAAGCTCAAGAGCCAGCAGGCGCAACTGTTGGGGGGTAA
- a CDS encoding OmpA family protein, whose translation MARKRMEEPAHENHERWLITYADLITLLLIYFIVMYSMSKLDMDKFKNFTESLTSVLKGTAYIFENSGPSILEGLSGKNVKGTNTDVGGATKNKQMTEEELINDIQKQVLGLIKEHGIEGKVLVIQEERGLSILLKDVLFDTGSAKLTPQAKEVVHEIAKILEKVPNNNIRIEGHTDNVPIHNKYFYSNWELSTARATSVLQEILRVSKVRPERFSVVGYGEYRPIASNKTPEGRALNRRVTIVILRTVYSKAEPVR comes from the coding sequence ATGGCAAGAAAGCGTATGGAAGAACCAGCCCATGAAAACCATGAACGATGGCTTATTACCTATGCAGATTTAATTACTCTCTTGCTCATATATTTTATTGTTATGTATTCCATGAGCAAGCTTGACATGGACAAATTTAAGAACTTCACAGAATCCCTAACGTCTGTTTTGAAAGGTACAGCCTATATTTTTGAAAACTCTGGTCCCTCTATACTGGAAGGATTATCTGGGAAGAATGTCAAAGGAACAAACACTGATGTTGGTGGGGCGACAAAAAATAAGCAGATGACTGAGGAAGAGCTTATTAACGATATACAAAAACAGGTTTTAGGGCTTATAAAGGAACATGGTATTGAAGGAAAGGTGCTCGTGATACAGGAAGAGAGAGGATTATCAATTTTACTTAAAGATGTATTATTTGATACAGGTTCAGCAAAACTTACACCACAGGCGAAAGAAGTTGTGCATGAGATTGCAAAGATTTTAGAAAAAGTCCCGAATAATAACATAAGAATTGAGGGACACACAGACAATGTCCCTATTCACAATAAATACTTTTATTCTAACTGGGAACTTTCAACAGCAAGAGCTACATCTGTTTTGCAAGAAATTTTAAGAGTTTCAAAGGTAAGGCCAGAAAGATTTTCTGTTGTTGGCTATGGCGAGTACAGACCAATTGCTTCTAATAAGACACCAGAAGGAAGAGCACTCAACAGAAGAGTTACAATTGTGATACTGAGAACAGTCTACAGTAAAGCTGAACCTGTAAGATAA
- a CDS encoding ZIP family metal transporter: MKFVKFEATLLNIDFLFFNLFAFFCGIAGAFVGALLGLVLHLNDEKFKDSLIGFTSGLMLGLICFGLIPEAVCISNLLTCILILIASYFLIGILERALTMKFSISQDRYLKSGILILVALSLHNFPEGLAIGSSFSVEKSFGILVGIMIIVHDIPEGFALSLPLKMAKQSKIKILRYAILSGVPTGIGCLVGSVISYINKYVVASCLACAAGAMLYVVMNELIPEYSRKENLKVATMSSVIGIIVALLLLEWLEL; the protein is encoded by the coding sequence ATGAAATTTGTTAAATTTGAAGCTACTTTGTTAAACATAGATTTTTTATTTTTCAATCTCTTTGCTTTTTTTTGTGGGATAGCTGGAGCATTTGTCGGTGCTCTACTGGGTTTGGTCTTGCATTTAAATGATGAGAAGTTCAAAGACTCCTTAATTGGTTTTACATCAGGACTTATGCTTGGTTTAATTTGCTTTGGGCTTATCCCTGAAGCTGTATGTATTTCAAACTTGCTCACGTGTATTTTAATATTGATTGCTTCGTATTTTTTGATTGGGATATTGGAAAGAGCATTAACAATGAAATTTTCAATTTCACAGGACAGATATCTCAAAAGTGGAATACTTATTTTAGTTGCTCTTTCACTTCACAACTTTCCTGAAGGGTTGGCAATAGGAAGCAGCTTTTCCGTAGAAAAAAGTTTTGGAATTTTAGTAGGGATTATGATAATAGTTCATGATATTCCAGAAGGATTTGCACTTTCGTTACCTTTGAAGATGGCTAAGCAGAGTAAAATAAAAATATTAAGATATGCAATATTGTCTGGAGTTCCAACAGGTATTGGGTGTTTGGTTGGAAGTGTGATAAGCTATATTAACAAGTATGTGGTAGCAAGCTGTCTTGCATGTGCAGCTGGTGCAATGCTTTATGTTGTAATGAATGAGCTTATTCCAGAGTATAGTCGAAAAGAAAATCTTAAAGTGGCTACAATGTCAAGTGTGATAGGTATCATAGTAGCATTACTACTTTTGGAGTGGTTGGAATTATGA
- a CDS encoding L-threonylcarbamoyladenylate synthase, producing MTIIIDAKEGIDYKKLEKAALILREGGLVAFPTETVYGLGANALLKDAVDKIFLAKGRPQDNPLIVHISSKDMLEMCAEITDDRVYMLIEMFWPGPLTIVLPKKNVIAENVTAGLSTVGVRMPANKIALELIRLSGVPVAAPSANVSGKPSPTEAKHVIEDLMGKVDVIIDGGKCSFGLESTVVDLSGEKAVILRPGAISYFALKEVLSDIEYSKAVVEGLTGTVPRSPGMKYKHYAPDAKLIIVKGRIDKRIDKMNDMKKEFEYKGYRVGILCFYETAHNFESQYKLILGSMFDAKECGRNLFSILRKFNQLGVDYILCEWGKFDLEFLALENRLYKAAANNIVEVL from the coding sequence ATGACAATTATTATTGACGCAAAAGAAGGAATAGATTATAAGAAGCTTGAAAAAGCGGCTTTGATATTGAGAGAAGGTGGGCTTGTTGCCTTTCCAACAGAAACTGTTTATGGTCTTGGAGCGAACGCACTTTTGAAAGATGCGGTGGATAAGATTTTTTTAGCTAAAGGGAGACCTCAGGACAATCCATTGATTGTTCATATATCTTCAAAAGATATGCTTGAGATGTGTGCTGAAATTACAGATGATAGGGTTTATATGTTAATAGAAATGTTTTGGCCAGGACCGCTTACGATTGTTCTACCTAAGAAAAATGTTATTGCTGAAAACGTCACAGCAGGTCTTTCAACGGTTGGTGTTAGGATGCCTGCAAACAAAATCGCACTTGAACTTATACGACTTTCAGGTGTTCCTGTGGCAGCGCCATCAGCTAACGTCTCTGGAAAACCAAGTCCGACAGAAGCCAAGCATGTGATAGAGGACCTGATGGGTAAGGTGGATGTCATAATAGATGGAGGCAAATGTTCTTTTGGACTTGAATCAACTGTAGTAGATTTAAGTGGGGAAAAAGCTGTGATTTTAAGACCTGGTGCTATTTCGTATTTTGCTTTGAAAGAAGTGCTTAGTGATATAGAGTATAGCAAAGCAGTGGTGGAAGGGCTAACTGGAACTGTTCCAAGGTCACCTGGCATGAAGTACAAGCACTATGCTCCTGATGCCAAGCTCATAATAGTAAAAGGAAGAATTGATAAGAGGATTGACAAAATGAATGATATGAAAAAGGAGTTTGAGTATAAAGGATACAGGGTTGGGATTTTGTGTTTTTATGAGACAGCCCATAATTTTGAGTCTCAATACAAACTCATTTTAGGAAGCATGTTTGATGCAAAAGAGTGTGGGAGAAATCTATTTTCGATACTCAGAAAATTCAACCAACTTGGTGTTGATTATATCCTTTGTGAGTGGGGAAAATTTGACTTAGAATTTCTTGCCTTGGAAAATAGACTTTACAAAGCAGCGGCAAACAATATTGTTGAGGTGTTGTAG
- a CDS encoding low molecular weight protein arginine phosphatase, whose protein sequence is MKKKILFVCTGNTCRSPMAEYLLKEKLRKMNIDNVEVESAGLSAFFPQKASKNAILVMSELGIDISSHVSRLINEEMIKESTLILTMERYHKEVITKMYPGTADKVFTLKEYVMNTKEDLDVVDPYGGDIEEYRSCRDELSYLIDKLLSKVDDI, encoded by the coding sequence TTGAAGAAAAAGATACTTTTTGTGTGCACAGGTAATACCTGCAGAAGTCCGATGGCAGAATATCTTTTAAAGGAAAAGCTAAGAAAGATGAATATTGATAACGTTGAAGTTGAATCAGCGGGACTTTCTGCATTTTTCCCACAAAAGGCTTCCAAAAATGCTATATTGGTGATGAGTGAACTTGGTATTGACATTTCGTCGCATGTCTCAAGACTTATAAATGAGGAGATGATAAAAGAAAGCACTCTTATCTTGACAATGGAAAGGTATCATAAAGAGGTAATTACGAAAATGTATCCTGGTACTGCAGACAAGGTGTTTACTTTAAAGGAGTATGTTATGAATACCAAAGAAGATTTGGATGTTGTTGACCCATATGGTGGAGATATTGAAGAGTACAGAAGCTGCAGAGATGAACTGAGTTATCTTATTGACAAACTTTTGTCGAAAGTGGATGATATATGA
- a CDS encoding 23S rRNA (pseudouridine(1915)-N(3))-methyltransferase RlmH: protein MIKIISVGTIKEKYFLQACEEYKKRLSRWVKVEEIEIKEEDENKYFNIETLLEKEADKILKHVKEGEFIIVCDINGIELSSEEFSEILRKNINSSKNITFIIGSSNGLSNEVKRRADLLLSFSKLTFPHQLFRVLLYEQIYRGLSIIYGTKYHK, encoded by the coding sequence ATGATAAAAATAATTAGTGTAGGAACTATAAAGGAGAAGTATTTTTTACAGGCATGTGAAGAGTACAAAAAAAGACTTTCGCGATGGGTAAAAGTCGAAGAAATAGAGATAAAAGAAGAAGATGAAAATAAATATTTCAATATCGAAACGCTTTTAGAAAAAGAAGCTGATAAGATTTTAAAACATGTCAAGGAAGGCGAATTTATAATAGTGTGTGATATTAATGGAATAGAGCTTTCATCAGAAGAGTTTTCTGAAATTTTAAGAAAAAATATAAATAGCAGCAAGAATATTACTTTTATCATTGGCAGTTCCAACGGTCTTTCAAATGAAGTGAAAAGAAGAGCTGATTTGCTTCTCTCATTTTCAAAACTCACTTTCCCTCATCAGCTTTTTAGAGTATTACTTTATGAACAGATTTACAGAGGATTGTCAATTATTTATGGGACAAAGTACCATAAATAA
- the argB gene encoding acetylglutamate kinase codes for MYEEMDSLIEKASILIEALPYIQKLYGKTVVIKYGGNAMINEKLKNWVMEDITLLKYIGVNPIVVHGGGPDINSVLKKLNVESQFVNGLRVTDMQTMEVAQMVLVGKTNKELVSMLNQKGGKAIGICGIDGNLIQARKHYEYVNGEKIDLGYVGEVVSINAKVLEMLAKDEYIPVVAPIGVGEDGTSYNINADTVAAEIAKAIKAEKLMFMTDVEGLKYDKNSKKIISAISADEVLKMIEEGKIDGGMIPKVLGCIDALKHGVNRTHILDGRIPHCILLEIFTDKGIGTMIHL; via the coding sequence ATGTACGAAGAAATGGATTCTCTGATTGAAAAAGCAAGCATATTAATAGAAGCCCTTCCCTACATACAAAAACTCTATGGAAAGACTGTTGTAATAAAGTATGGCGGGAATGCCATGATAAATGAAAAGCTTAAAAACTGGGTTATGGAAGATATAACTTTGCTCAAATACATTGGCGTAAATCCAATAGTTGTTCATGGCGGTGGACCTGACATAAATTCAGTCCTCAAGAAGCTCAATGTTGAAAGTCAGTTTGTCAATGGGCTCAGAGTAACAGATATGCAAACCATGGAAGTTGCTCAAATGGTTCTGGTAGGAAAGACAAACAAAGAACTTGTATCAATGCTAAATCAAAAAGGTGGAAAGGCAATTGGTATTTGCGGAATTGATGGAAATTTAATTCAAGCACGAAAACATTATGAATATGTAAATGGGGAAAAAATTGATTTAGGTTATGTGGGAGAGGTCGTGTCAATAAACGCAAAGGTTTTAGAAATGCTTGCCAAAGACGAATATATACCTGTTGTTGCACCAATTGGTGTTGGTGAAGATGGCACAAGTTACAACATAAATGCAGATACTGTGGCGGCTGAGATTGCAAAGGCAATAAAGGCTGAAAAGCTAATGTTTATGACAGACGTCGAAGGATTAAAATATGATAAAAATAGCAAGAAAATAATCTCAGCAATAAGTGCCGATGAAGTTTTGAAGATGATTGAGGAAGGAAAGATAGATGGCGGGATGATTCCAAAGGTTTTAGGATGCATTGATGCACTAAAGCACGGTGTCAATCGTACACACATACTTGATGGAAGAATTCCCCACTGTATTTTACTTGAGATATTCACAGATAAAGGCATTGGAACAATGATTCATCTGTAA
- the argC gene encoding N-acetyl-gamma-glutamyl-phosphate reductase codes for MIKASIIGASGYVGVELIRLLLRHPEVEIVSIISSSSNQLSIDKTNPQFKKVSNLVFEEFKIEAIQEADVVFCALPHGISQEYVKIGYDIGKVVIDLSADFRYKDLQRYAKDYSQHKYPELLSKSAYGLCEINREEIKNAQIIGNPGCYPTSAILGLAPLLKNKLVDKNSIIIDSKSGVSGAGKKFDFAYSFCELDENFKAYSVTKHRHTSEIEEKCSFLFGEDLNLSFTPHLLPVKRGILSTIYANLIKKIDKNDLVEIYNEFYKDEYFIRIFEDELPELKYVRGTNFVDIGFEVDKKTNRVIIISCIDNLIKGAAGQAIQNMNIKFSLDEKMGLIMVGEYF; via the coding sequence TTGATAAAAGCAAGTATTATAGGAGCATCAGGATATGTGGGAGTAGAGCTTATTCGGCTTTTGTTAAGACATCCTGAAGTTGAAATTGTATCCATTATATCTTCAAGTAGCAACCAGCTTTCTATTGATAAAACAAACCCACAGTTTAAAAAAGTTTCAAACCTTGTATTTGAGGAATTTAAAATAGAAGCTATTCAAGAGGCAGATGTAGTGTTTTGTGCACTGCCTCACGGTATTTCACAGGAATATGTCAAAATAGGATATGACATTGGCAAGGTTGTAATTGATTTAAGTGCTGATTTTAGATACAAAGATCTGCAAAGATATGCAAAAGATTATAGTCAGCACAAATACCCTGAGCTTTTGAGCAAAAGTGCTTATGGACTTTGTGAAATAAACAGAGAAGAGATTAAAAATGCTCAGATTATTGGAAATCCTGGATGTTATCCAACAAGTGCAATATTGGGACTTGCTCCTCTTTTGAAAAATAAGCTCGTAGACAAAAACAGTATTATAATAGATTCAAAGTCAGGTGTTTCTGGAGCTGGTAAAAAATTTGACTTTGCATATAGTTTTTGCGAACTTGATGAAAATTTCAAAGCATATTCGGTTACAAAACATAGACATACAAGCGAAATTGAAGAGAAGTGCAGCTTTCTATTTGGCGAAGATTTGAATTTATCATTTACACCACATCTTCTGCCTGTAAAAAGAGGAATACTGTCAACTATATATGCAAACCTTATAAAAAAGATTGATAAAAACGACCTTGTTGAAATCTACAATGAATTCTACAAAGACGAATACTTTATTCGTATTTTTGAAGACGAACTACCTGAACTAAAGTACGTAAGAGGAACAAACTTTGTGGACATTGGATTTGAGGTTGATAAGAAGACAAACAGGGTTATCATAATCTCATGCATTGACAATCTCATAAAAGGTGCTGCCGGCCAGGCAATTCAAAATATGAATATAAAATTTTCTCTTGATGAAAAAATGGGACTTATAATGGTGGGAGAATATTTTTAA